From Coturnix japonica isolate 7356 chromosome 3, Coturnix japonica 2.1, whole genome shotgun sequence, the proteins below share one genomic window:
- the SFT2D1 gene encoding vesicle transport protein SFT2A: MEKLRRVLSGQDDEEQGLTAQVLDASTLSFGTRVKWFAICFIAGVACSILGTALLWLPRGIKLFALFYTLGNIAALASTCFLMGPLKQLKAMFEPKRLVATLVMLLFLVLTLCAVLWWNKKGLALLFCILQSLAMTWYSLSYIPYARDAVIKCFTSCLE, encoded by the exons ATGGAGAAGCTGCGGCGGGTGCTGAGCGGACAGGACGACGAGGAGCAAGGGCTGACGGCACAG GTTCTCGATGCCTCAACACTTAGCTTTGGTACACGAGTCAAGTGGTTTGCCATATGTTTCATTGCTGGCGTTGCATGTTCTATTCTT ggaaCAGCATTGTTATGGCTCCCAAGGGGAATCAAACTTTTTGCATTGTTTTACACCCTGGGAAACATTGCTGCATTGGCCAG TACGTGTTTCCTGATGGGGCCACTGAAGCAACTGAAGGCGATGTTTGAGCCCAAAAGATTAGTTGCTACACTTGTAATGCTG CTTTTTCTAGTTTTGACGCTGTGTGCTGTTTTATGG TGGAACAAAAAAGGTTTGGCACTGTTATTCTGCATATTGCAGTCCTTGGCAATGACCTG gtatAGCTTGTCATACATTCCTTATGCAAG